One window of Plasmodium relictum strain SGS1 genome assembly, chromosome: 14 genomic DNA carries:
- a CDS encoding iron-sulfur subunit of succinate dehydrogenase, putative, translating into MIKKNELNFVINILKHKPWNYCNNVRFSNIREALSNESLNNSSVKKEFENVKKNEPQLKKFSIFRYNPENNKRPKMQTFEVDINNCGPMVLDVLIKIKDEIDSTLSFRRSCREGICGSCAMNIDGKNGLACLTEVNKNKNEITEIHPLPNLYVMKDLVPDLTNFYNQYKSIDPWLKRKTKKEKGQKEFYQSIEDRKKLDGLYECIMCASCSTSCPSYWWNPEYYLGPATLMQAYRWIVDSRDEYTKERLMDINDTMKLYRCHGIMNCTLCCPKGLDPAKAIKNMKKLVQENFSKDNIKSHSTYIKEKMKKTK; encoded by the coding sequence atgataaaaaaaaatgaattaaattttgttataaatatattaaagcATAAACCTTGGAATTATTGTAATAATGTAAGATTTTCAAATATTCGAGAAGCATTAAGCAATGAATCTTTAAATAATAGTTCggtaaaaaaagaatttgaaaatgtaaaaaaaaatgaacctcaattaaaaaagttttcAATATTTCGATATAATCCTGAAAATAATAAGAGGCCAAAAATGCAAACATTTGAGgttgatataaataattgtgGGCCAATGGTTTTAGAcgtattaataaaaattaaagatgAAATTGATTCAACATTATCCTTTAGAAGGAGTTGCAGGGAAGGAATATGCGGTAGTTGTGCAATGAATATCGATGGGAAAAATGGTTTAGCTTGTTTAACagaagtaaataaaaacaaaaatgagATTACAGAAATACATCCTTTACCAAATTTGTACGTAATGAAAGATTTAGTGCCAGATTTAACTAATTTTTACAATCAATATAAATCTATTGATCCATggttaaaaagaaaaacaaaaaaagaaaaagggcaaaaagaattttatcaATCAATTGAGGacagaaaaaaattagatgGCCTATATGAATGTATAATGTGTGCTTCTTGCTCAACATCGTGTCCATCTTATTGGTGGAACCCGGAATATTATTTAGGGCCAGCTACATTAATGCAAGCATATAGGTGGATAGTTGATAGTAGAGATGAATATACAAAGGAACGATTAATGGATATTAATGACACAATGAAGTTATATAGATGTCATGGAATTATGAATTGTACATTATGCTGCCCTAAGGGGTTAGATCCAGCTAAAgctattaaaaatatgaaaaaattagttcaagaaaatttttcaaaagataatataaaatcaCATTCTACATacattaaagaaaaaatgaagaaaacaAAGTAg